The genomic stretch GAACGACTCCTCCGCGATGCTGCTCGCCCACACCCCCACCACGAAGAGGAGCGCCGCGACGATACCATAGATCCACGGCCATTGTGCCAGGAGCAGCACCGGGATGAGCCCTGCGGCCGCGCCGGCCGTCCCCGGGGCCAGCGGCGCGTATCCTGCTCCAAAACAGGTCGCAAAAAGGATGGCCGCTCTCTTCATTGGGTATCTCGCATACACCAATCTTTAAACTTTACACCTTACACTTTGAACTGTTGTTACCGCTTCCCTTCCCAGAACAGGCCCTTGTTCTCATAGAGGTAATAGAGCCCCGAGCCGACTGTCAGCGCCACGGTCAGGAGCATGAGCCAGTACACGAAATTGGCGAAGTGCGCCCCGTACAGCTCGTTGAACCTCTCGCCAATCCCCAGCGCGAAGGCGACGTCCCTGAACGCGAGGAAGGTGAGGATGATGAGAATTGAGGCAACCTGCGAGACGGTCTTGTGCTTCCCCCAGAGCCCTGCCGCGAGGACCTGCCCCTTCGAGAGCGCGAGCAGGCGCAGGCTCGTGATGATGAATTCCCTGCTGATGATGATCACCACCATCCAGGCGGGCACGTGGGTCGCCGGCAGCTGCACGAAGGAGATAAACGCAGCGCAGATAATCATCTTGTCGGCGACCGGATCCATTAGTGTTCCGAAATCAGTGACGATGCCATGCCGCCTGGCGAGCCTGCCATCATAGACGTCGCTGATGACCGCGGCGGCGAACACGATCCAGGCCGCGAACATGGAGAACGGGAACCGCGCCCACAACAGAAAGAGAAAGATGAACGCGAGCACCACCCTCAGGATTGTGAGCTTGTTCGGCAGATTCATTACCAGTAGTAAGGATTAAGCACTAAGAATTAAGCCTGCATCGCATAACGAAATTCCATACTTAATGCTTAATCCTTAATTCTTAATCCTCTCAACTATCTCCCCCACCAGATCGTACTCCGTAACACCGGTCACCCGCACATCAATGAGGTCTCCCGGCGTGACACCGCTCCCCGAGAAATACACGGTCCCATCGACCTCGGGGGCGTCGCCCTCGGTCCTGCCCTTGAAACCAAATGATCCCTCGCGCAGCTCTTCATCCACCAGCGTCTTCACCACCCGCCCCATCATCCGCTCGTTCGCGGCGCGCACGATCTCCTGCTGGAGCGCCATGAGCCTGTGGAACCTCTCCCGTTTCATCTCGTGCGGGACCTGTCGGGGAAGCGCTGCCGCAGCGGTCCCCTCTTCGCGGGAGTAGATGAACGCCCCCAAGTGCTCAAAGCGGGCCTCGCCTACAAACTCAAGAAGCTCGCGGAAATGCGCTTCTGTCTCTCCAGGGTACCCGACGATGAACGTGGTCCGCACCGTCACCCCGGGGATGAGGCTCCTCACTGACCGGAGCTTCTCAACGACCCTCGCCTTCGTTATTCGTCTGTTCATTGCGGCGAGGATCGGATCA from Candidatus Auribacterota bacterium encodes the following:
- the pgsA gene encoding CDP-diacylglycerol--glycerol-3-phosphate 3-phosphatidyltransferase, with protein sequence MNLPNKLTILRVVLAFIFLFLLWARFPFSMFAAWIVFAAAVISDVYDGRLARRHGIVTDFGTLMDPVADKMIICAAFISFVQLPATHVPAWMVVIIISREFIITSLRLLALSKGQVLAAGLWGKHKTVSQVASILIILTFLAFRDVAFALGIGERFNELYGAHFANFVYWLMLLTVALTVGSGLYYLYENKGLFWEGKR